The genomic segment CTGACCGAGCGCATCGAGCGGCTGGAAGTGCTGCTTGAGGCGGTGCTGCGCCAGCTGCGCCAGCCCGAGCACGGCTCCCACCCCCACTGAGCGTTCTCGCCCACGGCGGCACGCCCTCCGCCCTGCCAGCGCCCTGCAACGCTCGCCCGATCGCCACGGCGACGGGCTCCGCCCCGGCGCTGGGCACTGCCGCCGGCGTCGCCGCCGAACGCACGCTGGGGCACTGCGCGCTCAGTCGGCGGCTGCCGGCGCCGCCTCCACCGTCCGCTCGTAGCGCGCCGTCACCACCGTGTGCAGCCCACCCCGCACGTTGAAGTCCGCCACCACCGTCAGCCGCCGCGGCTGCAGCACCCGCACCAGATCATCCAGAATCTGGTTCGTCACCGCCTCGTGGTAGTGCCCTTCGTTGCGAAACGACCAGAGATAGCACTTGAGCGACTTCAGCTCCACAATCCAGCGGTCAGGCACATACCGGATCGTGAGCGTGGCAAAGTCCGGCTGCCCCGTCTTGGGACAGACGCAGGTGAACTCGCTCGTCGTGATCTCGATCTCGTAGTCCCGGTCCGGCTTGGGGTTGGGAATCGGCTCCAGCTCCTTGCTCGGCTGCGTCGGCATCGTCCACGCCCTCCCAATCGCACGGCCTCTCCACGCCGACTACCTGGCCCGAGTATAGCCCGGCAGCGTGCATGCGCCAGGGCCAGGGGCACGGCCACACCCCTGCAGATGACCAGCCCGCTCACCGCAGCCCAGCTGTGCAAGAGCGTCCACCGGGGCAGCCGACGGGCCACGTAGCCGCAGCCCCTGCGCCCGTGCCTGCCGCAGCTCACCCGCGGGGATCCGCCAGGGCCTGG from the Thermorudis peleae genome contains:
- the queF gene encoding preQ(1) synthase → MPTQPSKELEPIPNPKPDRDYEIEITTSEFTCVCPKTGQPDFATLTIRYVPDRWIVELKSLKCYLWSFRNEGHYHEAVTNQILDDLVRVLQPRRLTVVADFNVRGGLHTVVTARYERTVEAAPAAAD